In a genomic window of Halostella litorea:
- a CDS encoding energy-coupling factor ABC transporter permease, whose protein sequence is MHTPDGYLHPWMAGAFLALAGVALTAAASRGRADLTDRRVDLFAVVAAGIFAAQLLDWPIPGGTSAHFVGGALAGVALGPHLGALAVGVVVAVQALAFGDGGVLALGANVWNMAVVEVYVGYAVYRALAGRSETVALVAAGWVGVTAAALSAGLQLGLSPGFDLLATVAVVAGGHAALGVGEGLLTLAGARLLSVALPDDSDDAETPEVARA, encoded by the coding sequence ATGCACACGCCCGACGGATATCTGCACCCGTGGATGGCCGGCGCGTTCCTCGCGCTGGCCGGCGTCGCGCTGACCGCCGCCGCGTCGCGCGGCCGCGCGGACCTGACCGACCGCCGCGTCGACCTGTTCGCCGTGGTCGCCGCCGGTATCTTCGCCGCACAGTTGCTCGACTGGCCGATCCCGGGCGGCACGAGCGCCCACTTCGTCGGCGGCGCGCTGGCCGGCGTCGCGCTCGGCCCGCACCTCGGCGCACTCGCGGTCGGCGTGGTCGTCGCCGTGCAGGCGCTTGCCTTCGGCGACGGCGGCGTCCTCGCGCTCGGCGCGAACGTCTGGAACATGGCCGTCGTCGAGGTGTACGTCGGCTACGCCGTCTACCGCGCCCTCGCGGGCCGCTCGGAGACGGTCGCGCTCGTCGCCGCCGGCTGGGTCGGCGTGACCGCCGCCGCGCTCTCGGCCGGCCTCCAGCTCGGCCTCTCGCCCGGCTTCGACCTGCTCGCCACCGTCGCCGTCGTCGCGGGCGGCCACGCCGCGCTCGGCGTCGGCGAGGGGCTGCTGACGCTCGCCGGCGCGCGCCTGCTTTCCGTGGCGCTCCCGGACGATTCGGACGACGCCGAGACGCCCGAGGTGGCCCGCGCGTGA
- a CDS encoding outer membrane protein assembly factor BamB family protein codes for MTGSTRRRLLAAAGSGLVGALAGCGYRPGGGELAWERSLSTGGFPGGGATAWVDDGDLLVRVENREGRDFDPEREEWVEVSEAEVTAYDAAGDVRWRGSAARQFAGGPTVGPKGVYVPLRDGGVTALRREGDDAGAVRWTNDRVGRVSRVVAGEEAVVAFGEAGPTCLDAAGEATGAADPIPVAGTDVGSVAVGGGHVWATARDEATVYGAAVDGGGRVEVTLPDSPTDLAALGDGGVVAAVDDGLRAVDPDGADRWTADVRAADHLLVAGDRLYAVAGAAVVAVDAANGERRWRHEMPLLRPPAADGEGVYGAVSGCRFQALTAAGEEWWSVPTPDAEGEGCDMTHFTVLGDRMVVVDGDRLYGVRKRPGDRWTLL; via the coding sequence ATGACCGGGTCGACCAGACGCCGCCTGCTCGCCGCCGCCGGGAGCGGACTCGTCGGCGCGCTCGCCGGCTGTGGCTACCGGCCCGGCGGCGGGGAACTCGCCTGGGAACGCTCGCTGTCGACCGGCGGGTTCCCGGGGGGCGGCGCGACGGCCTGGGTCGACGACGGCGACCTGCTCGTTCGGGTCGAAAACCGGGAGGGACGGGACTTCGACCCCGAACGCGAGGAGTGGGTCGAGGTGTCGGAGGCGGAAGTGACGGCGTACGACGCCGCGGGCGACGTTCGCTGGCGCGGCTCCGCGGCGCGCCAGTTCGCCGGCGGCCCGACGGTCGGCCCCAAGGGGGTGTACGTCCCCCTCCGTGACGGCGGGGTGACCGCGCTCCGTAGGGAGGGAGACGACGCGGGGGCGGTCCGCTGGACGAACGACCGGGTCGGGCGGGTGTCGCGCGTCGTCGCGGGCGAGGAGGCCGTCGTCGCCTTCGGCGAGGCCGGCCCCACCTGCCTCGACGCCGCCGGCGAGGCGACGGGAGCCGCGGACCCGATACCGGTCGCCGGAACCGACGTCGGCAGCGTCGCCGTCGGCGGCGGCCACGTGTGGGCGACCGCCCGGGACGAGGCGACGGTGTACGGCGCGGCGGTCGACGGCGGCGGACGGGTCGAGGTGACGCTCCCGGACTCCCCGACGGACCTCGCGGCGCTCGGCGACGGCGGCGTCGTGGCGGCAGTCGACGACGGCCTCCGGGCGGTCGACCCGGACGGGGCGGACCGCTGGACGGCCGACGTGCGCGCCGCCGATCACTTGCTCGTCGCGGGCGACCGGCTGTACGCCGTCGCCGGCGCGGCGGTCGTCGCCGTCGACGCGGCGAACGGCGAGCGTCGCTGGCGGCACGAGATGCCGCTGCTCCGTCCGCCCGCCGCCGACGGCGAGGGCGTGTACGGCGCGGTGTCGGGCTGTCGGTTCCAGGCGCTGACCGCCGCGGGCGAGGAGTGGTGGAGCGTCCCGACGCCGGACGCCGAGGGGGAGGGCTGTGACATGACGCACTTCACCGTCCTCGGCGACCGGATGGTCGTCGTCGACGGCGACCGGCTGTACGGAGTCCGGAAGCGCCCCGGCGACCGGTGGACGCTCCTGTGA
- a CDS encoding ferredoxin: MSDSVVDPSDIGERDAPPVEEKPYKVVFEANKCFGAGKCAEVSDNWEMDLKSGMAKPRSYFIGEDELDENVRAAEACPAKKGDGCIHVVDRRTDDEVAPDPYGDGTLSVDW; encoded by the coding sequence ATGAGCGATTCCGTCGTCGACCCCAGCGACATCGGCGAGCGCGACGCGCCGCCGGTCGAGGAGAAGCCGTACAAGGTCGTCTTCGAGGCCAACAAGTGTTTCGGCGCGGGCAAGTGCGCGGAGGTCTCGGACAACTGGGAGATGGACCTCAAAAGCGGGATGGCAAAGCCGCGCTCGTACTTCATCGGCGAGGACGAACTCGACGAGAACGTCCGGGCCGCCGAGGCCTGCCCGGCGAAGAAAGGCGACGGCTGCATCCACGTGGTCGACCGGCGCACGGACGACGAAGTCGCGCCCGACCCCTACGGCGACGGCACGCTCTCCGTCGACTGGTAG
- a CDS encoding metal transporter produces MTTAAVDRRPLAGLVALVALSPAFAWAAEAVGYAEPMENAAARAGVAADPLVGGLFPGYAVPGVGALAGTAAAGLIGTAVTLVAALALARGLRAARRSGEP; encoded by the coding sequence GTGACGACCGCAGCCGTCGACCGCCGACCGCTCGCCGGACTGGTGGCGCTGGTCGCGCTCTCGCCCGCGTTCGCCTGGGCGGCCGAGGCCGTCGGCTACGCCGAACCGATGGAGAACGCAGCGGCGCGGGCCGGCGTCGCCGCGGACCCGCTGGTCGGCGGACTGTTCCCGGGCTACGCCGTGCCGGGCGTCGGCGCGCTCGCCGGGACCGCCGCCGCGGGCCTGATCGGCACCGCCGTCACGCTCGTCGCCGCGCTCGCTCTCGCCCGCGGGCTCCGAGCGGCCCGACGGAGCGGCGAACCGTAA